Proteins encoded by one window of Lutibacter sp. A64:
- a CDS encoding hybrid sensor histidine kinase/response regulator transcription factor — MKKFFLILIHLLFFITVFAQENNLDYIVDFIGTKEGLSHNYVTSIISDDQNIKWIGTENGISKYDGYDFEYIKPSNKHVGLLNENIEVLYKDKSNNIWIGTKSGGISFLDIKKNRIKHLNNLINLEPGKNLRITAISEDNKGYIWLGTWGNGVFVVDYINNKLIKRFPSGSTVYDIEKDAYNNMWFTRYKNLVKYDPSEDRTIIYKTNGLITDILADKIRDKVWISIDNKTTKLYSFNYNKQAIDSIETGVFSNFAKKLLLDRKNRLWVGTWGYGLYRSNEDLSKFSKMDLVLNHSDKMEVNYQTILNIHEDQNHLIWVATANGGILKLTEGNGFNNASSFFKVGERYNINSVYKNDANVFIGTEASGLFYGTNFSDLKKIETIDNSKVRSIYEHNKKLYVGTSEGFYILNVETKKVIFSNKKIKKITDFYIDKKNDLYIGTQQNGLCIVNLNNLNVQSAYVFYSDNLVEDKKLQSDRVSVIKEDLQGNIWLGTYNGLHIINKGSEKIIHYSSLSKEQLPKIINSITINKDIIWVGTPSGLFQLSYINNELKILSKLDKKDGLNSDFISSSTLDNLGNIWVSTTTEIVKYNAKEKTLINYNHLNNINTSSFNKNAVCNYKNELIFFGGNDNITFFNPQKVIDSDITPEVIYMNLKVNNNLIEYHSDSKKLNQSFCYTDNITLAHKDKFFSISFVANDYLGVSSIMYRYKLETYQKDWINLGHQNEVNFTGLPPGKYKLKVQASRDGKNWSTPKVMSINLLNSPWLEPWAVFIYFTILCGILMFFIKAKNDRLKLKNSLEIARIDREKEMELSETKTNFFTNISHEFRTPLTLIITPLTELLSSKDLPYSTLKKLNLIDRNANRLLDLINQLLDFRKAEYGLLKLNVSYGNFVRFASEVHLYFKQLAKSKNIKYDFKTTVDELFFPFDRKKMEIVLCNLISNAIKYCNEEDKVIITLSKDANYCIISIKDTGIGMDEEDLGKIFDRFFQIKSANTTRMIGSGIGLAFSKKIIELHHGSIEVSSKKNVETEFVIKLSLTPELYKGEIDETFVNTDNIKAYNVQKPSKIEQNNTNETKKYTILVIDDNFEILAYLNDILEDTYTILKADNGTTGFQMASTEIPDLIVSDVMMPGKDGITLCKELKSQIITSHIPIILLTARTSSVFEIKGLKTGADDYITKPFNTTVVKARIAGLLENREKLRTHLKNKIRFEPTASIETVKDSDTENAFIHKAILLVEDNLQNSDFGIDNMVDELNMSQSTLYRKIKSLTGLSLTAFIRSIRLKKAANLIMVANDMNLNQIAYEVGFNDYKYFKISFEKQFNCLPSKYKELVKKINN; from the coding sequence ATGAAGAAATTTTTTTTAATTTTAATTCACCTTTTGTTTTTTATTACTGTGTTTGCGCAAGAAAATAACCTGGATTATATAGTTGATTTTATAGGGACAAAAGAAGGATTGTCTCATAATTATGTTACTTCAATTATTAGTGATGATCAAAATATAAAATGGATTGGTACTGAAAACGGGATTTCTAAATATGATGGTTATGATTTTGAGTATATAAAGCCAAGTAATAAACACGTAGGATTATTAAATGAAAATATTGAAGTTTTATATAAAGATAAATCTAATAATATTTGGATTGGTACAAAAAGTGGTGGTATTTCTTTTTTAGATATTAAAAAAAACAGAATAAAACACTTAAATAACCTTATTAATTTAGAACCTGGAAAAAACCTTAGAATAACTGCTATTAGCGAAGATAATAAAGGTTATATATGGTTAGGCACTTGGGGAAATGGTGTTTTTGTTGTTGATTATATTAATAATAAACTTATTAAACGTTTTCCTAGTGGTTCTACAGTATATGATATTGAAAAAGATGCATATAATAATATGTGGTTTACCAGATATAAAAATTTGGTAAAATATGATCCTTCAGAAGATAGAACAATTATTTATAAAACGAATGGGTTAATTACAGATATTCTTGCAGATAAAATTAGAGATAAAGTTTGGATCTCTATTGATAACAAAACAACTAAATTATATAGTTTTAATTATAATAAGCAAGCTATAGATTCAATAGAAACTGGTGTTTTCAGTAATTTTGCAAAAAAATTATTGCTGGATAGAAAAAATAGACTTTGGGTTGGTACTTGGGGTTATGGTTTGTATAGAAGCAATGAGGATCTTTCGAAATTTTCTAAAATGGATTTGGTGTTAAATCATTCTGATAAAATGGAAGTAAATTATCAGACGATATTAAATATTCACGAAGATCAAAATCATTTAATTTGGGTAGCCACAGCAAATGGTGGTATTTTAAAACTAACTGAAGGTAACGGTTTTAATAATGCTTCTTCTTTTTTTAAAGTAGGTGAACGTTATAATATTAATAGTGTTTATAAAAATGATGCAAATGTTTTTATAGGAACAGAAGCTTCAGGCTTATTTTATGGAACTAATTTTTCCGATTTAAAAAAAATAGAGACAATAGATAACTCTAAAGTTAGATCTATATACGAGCATAATAAAAAATTATATGTTGGTACTAGTGAAGGCTTTTATATATTAAACGTTGAAACAAAAAAAGTAATCTTTTCAAATAAAAAAATTAAAAAAATAACCGATTTTTATATAGATAAAAAAAATGATTTGTATATAGGTACACAACAAAATGGACTTTGTATTGTAAATCTTAATAATTTAAATGTACAAAGTGCGTATGTTTTTTATTCAGATAACTTAGTAGAAGATAAAAAGTTGCAAAGTGATAGGGTTAGTGTTATTAAAGAAGATTTACAAGGAAATATATGGCTAGGAACTTATAATGGATTACATATTATAAATAAAGGTAGTGAAAAAATTATTCATTACTCTTCATTATCAAAAGAGCAGCTCCCAAAAATTATAAATTCTATTACTATTAATAAAGATATTATTTGGGTTGGAACACCTAGTGGCTTATTTCAATTAAGTTATATAAATAATGAATTAAAGATACTATCTAAATTAGATAAAAAAGATGGTTTAAATAGTGATTTTATATCTTCATCTACCTTAGATAATTTAGGAAATATATGGGTGAGTACAACTACTGAAATAGTAAAATACAATGCTAAAGAGAAAACACTAATTAATTATAATCATTTAAATAATATTAATACTAGTTCCTTTAATAAAAATGCAGTTTGTAATTATAAAAACGAATTAATTTTTTTTGGAGGGAATGATAATATAACTTTTTTCAATCCTCAAAAAGTGATAGATAGTGATATTACTCCTGAGGTTATCTATATGAATTTAAAAGTAAATAACAACTTAATAGAATACCATTCAGATAGTAAAAAACTCAATCAAAGTTTTTGTTATACAGATAATATTACTCTAGCTCATAAAGATAAATTCTTCTCTATTAGTTTTGTAGCTAATGATTATTTAGGGGTTTCTAGTATCATGTATCGTTATAAACTTGAAACATATCAGAAAGACTGGATAAATTTAGGTCATCAAAACGAGGTGAACTTTACGGGGTTACCACCAGGTAAATACAAATTAAAAGTACAAGCTTCTAGAGATGGTAAAAATTGGAGCACGCCTAAAGTAATGTCAATTAATTTATTAAACTCTCCTTGGTTAGAGCCTTGGGCAGTATTTATTTATTTTACAATTTTATGTGGTATTCTTATGTTCTTTATAAAAGCTAAGAACGATAGGTTAAAACTTAAAAACAGTCTAGAAATAGCAAGAATAGATAGAGAAAAAGAAATGGAGTTAAGTGAAACAAAAACCAATTTCTTTACCAATATTTCACATGAATTTAGAACTCCTTTAACACTTATTATAACACCTCTAACAGAGCTTTTAAGTAGTAAAGATTTACCTTATAGTACATTAAAAAAATTAAATTTAATAGATAGAAATGCAAATAGATTATTAGATTTAATTAATCAGCTTTTAGATTTTAGAAAAGCAGAATATGGCTTGTTAAAGCTAAATGTTTCTTATGGTAATTTTGTGCGTTTTGCTAGTGAGGTACATCTTTATTTTAAGCAATTAGCAAAATCAAAAAATATTAAATACGATTTTAAAACTACGGTAGATGAATTGTTTTTTCCGTTTGATAGAAAAAAAATGGAAATTGTTTTATGCAATTTAATTTCAAACGCAATAAAATATTGTAATGAAGAAGATAAAGTTATAATAACCTTAAGTAAAGATGCTAACTACTGTATTATCTCCATAAAAGATACCGGAATAGGTATGGATGAAGAAGATTTAGGTAAAATATTTGATCGTTTTTTTCAAATAAAATCAGCAAATACTACAAGAATGATTGGTAGCGGAATTGGGTTGGCTTTTTCTAAAAAAATTATTGAATTACATCACGGAAGTATTGAAGTGTCTAGTAAAAAAAATGTTGAAACAGAGTTTGTTATAAAGTTATCATTAACCCCAGAATTATACAAAGGTGAAATTGATGAAACTTTTGTAAACACAGACAATATAAAAGCTTATAATGTTCAAAAACCATCTAAAATAGAGCAGAATAATACTAATGAAACTAAAAAATATACAATATTAGTAATAGATGATAATTTTGAAATCTTAGCATACCTAAATGATATTTTAGAAGATACATATACAATACTAAAAGCCGATAATGGAACTACAGGTTTTCAAATGGCATCAACTGAAATTCCAGATTTAATAGTTAGTGATGTAATGATGCCGGGTAAGGACGGAATAACGCTATGTAAAGAATTGAAATCGCAAATTATAACATCGCACATTCCAATAATTTTATTAACTGCACGTACTTCTTCTGTATTTGAAATAAAAGGTTTAAAAACGGGAGCAGACGATTATATTACAAAACCTTTTAATACAACTGTAGTAAAAGCAAGAATAGCTGGTTTATTAGAAAATAGAGAAAAATTAAGAACTCATTTAAAAAATAAAATACGTTTTGAACCTACAGCTTCAATAGAAACAGTTAAAGATTCAGATACCGAAAATGCGTTTATACATAAAGCAATTCTTTTAGTAGAAGATAATTTACAAAATTCTGATTTTGGAATTGATAATATGGTTGATGAACTAAATATGAGCCAATCTACCTTATATCGAAAAATTAAATCGCTAACTGGCTTGTCTTTAACAGCTTTTATAAGGTCTATTCGCTTAAAAAAAGCAGCCAATCTTATTATGGTTGCTAACGATATGAATTTAAACCAGATTGCCTACGAAGTTGGTTTTAACGATTATAAATACTTTAAAATATCTTTTGAGAAACAGTTTAATTGTTTGCCTTCTAAATATAAAGAATTGGTAAAAAAAATAAATAATTAA
- a CDS encoding glycoside hydrolase family 43 protein, translating to MSKKHIFFYFITLSFILTGYSQKKYTTFKPGDLWLDNNGKHINAHGGGILIYNNTYYWFGEHKTTGSLGNKAMVGVGVYSSTDLYNWKNEGIALKAVNDTTSMLQKGSIIERPKVIYNKKTKKFVMWFHHELKDQGYAAALTGVATADNITGPYTYINSFRLHPGVLPLNFSKKEFDAVEMIKDRTDKNWKEKVVKGAYFKKDFEVGQMSRDMTLFVDDDETAYHITASENNQTLHISKLADDYLSVTNEYIRVFPGGRNEAPAIFKKDGKYYMFSSGLTGWKPNPGKSAVADHIMGEWTFLGNPCIGTEKEKATTFWSQSTYVIPVIGKKDAFIFMGDRWTPKNPIDGRYIWLPVEFENIKPILKWQSEWDLNYFNNN from the coding sequence ATGAGTAAAAAACACATCTTCTTCTATTTTATAACTTTATCCTTTATACTAACTGGATATTCACAAAAAAAATACACAACTTTTAAACCTGGCGATTTATGGTTAGATAATAACGGTAAACATATTAATGCACACGGTGGTGGTATATTAATTTATAACAACACATATTATTGGTTTGGAGAACATAAAACAACTGGAAGCCTAGGAAACAAAGCTATGGTGGGTGTAGGTGTTTACTCATCTACAGATTTATACAACTGGAAAAATGAAGGAATTGCTCTTAAAGCTGTAAATGATACTACTAGTATGCTTCAAAAAGGCTCTATTATAGAGCGCCCAAAAGTTATTTATAATAAAAAAACTAAAAAGTTTGTAATGTGGTTTCATCATGAACTTAAAGATCAAGGTTATGCTGCAGCATTAACAGGAGTTGCTACTGCAGATAACATCACAGGGCCTTACACATACATAAATAGTTTTAGGTTACACCCTGGAGTTTTACCACTTAATTTCTCTAAAAAAGAATTTGATGCTGTAGAAATGATAAAAGACAGAACCGATAAAAATTGGAAAGAAAAAGTTGTAAAAGGCGCCTATTTTAAAAAGGATTTTGAAGTTGGGCAAATGTCTAGAGATATGACGCTTTTTGTTGACGATGATGAAACAGCATACCATATTACAGCTTCAGAAAACAACCAAACGCTTCATATTTCTAAATTAGCTGACGATTACTTATCCGTAACAAATGAATATATTAGAGTTTTTCCTGGTGGTAGAAATGAAGCTCCAGCTATATTTAAAAAAGACGGTAAATACTATATGTTTTCATCTGGATTAACAGGTTGGAAACCAAACCCAGGAAAATCTGCCGTTGCTGACCATATTATGGGAGAATGGACGTTTTTAGGCAATCCTTGTATTGGTACAGAAAAAGAAAAAGCAACCACTTTTTGGTCTCAAAGCACCTACGTAATACCTGTTATTGGTAAAAAAGATGCATTTATTTTTATGGGAGATCGCTGGACTCCTAAAAACCCAATTGATGGAAGATATATATGGCTTCCCGTTGAATTTGAAAATATCAAACCTATTCTAAAATGGCAATCTGAATGGGATTTAAATTACTTTAATAATAATTAA
- a CDS encoding sulfatase-like hydrolase/transferase: MKISIRILFATLLTFYIGCNTATKQKETEATKKPNVIVILIDDAGYADFGFMGSKDLDTPNIDALATSGVVLTDAHVSATVCAPSRAGIMTGKYQQRFGFEANGTGGIGLSNDVVTIADVFKSNGYKTYALGKWHLGFDKTDHPNQRGFDEFYGFSAGGRSYFPIKDPAKSHMLQHNGERVVFDGYLTDVLGDQSIKYIEQSANEPFFMYLAYNAVHTPMEAKKEDLKKYEGHPRKELAAMTWSLDENVGKLINKLNQLGIRDNTLIYFLSDNGGAHNNQSTTGPLKGWKGNKFEGGHRVPFIISYPNEIKGGATYNGLTSSLDIFATSIEVANITKPENLILDGVNVIPYLKGEKEGEPHKQLFWRKLEESAARIGDYKTIHLDKYGTVMYNLNNDLGETVDLSKTELEKFNELQNAYQNWETIVSDPLWDEENNWMDATYHIHKMLMQNKEPKYKSPSKDPSIVIKRVKIGNSDIP; this comes from the coding sequence ATGAAAATTTCAATCCGCATATTATTTGCAACACTATTAACTTTTTATATTGGATGTAATACTGCAACAAAACAAAAAGAAACTGAAGCCACAAAAAAACCAAATGTAATTGTAATCTTAATTGATGATGCAGGTTACGCAGATTTTGGATTTATGGGCTCTAAAGATTTAGATACTCCAAATATAGATGCACTTGCAACAAGCGGTGTTGTTTTAACAGACGCACATGTAAGCGCAACAGTTTGTGCTCCATCTAGAGCAGGAATAATGACTGGTAAATACCAACAAAGATTTGGTTTTGAAGCCAATGGAACTGGTGGAATTGGTTTAAGTAACGATGTGGTTACTATTGCCGATGTTTTTAAATCTAATGGATACAAAACTTATGCCTTAGGTAAATGGCATTTAGGATTTGATAAAACTGACCATCCAAACCAACGAGGATTTGATGAGTTTTATGGATTCTCTGCGGGTGGTAGATCTTACTTTCCAATTAAAGATCCTGCCAAATCTCATATGCTACAACACAATGGAGAACGCGTTGTTTTTGATGGGTACTTAACCGATGTTTTAGGAGATCAATCTATAAAATATATAGAACAAAGTGCAAACGAGCCTTTCTTTATGTACTTAGCTTATAATGCAGTACACACTCCAATGGAAGCTAAAAAAGAAGATCTTAAAAAATATGAAGGACACCCTCGTAAAGAATTAGCTGCTATGACCTGGTCTCTCGACGAAAATGTTGGTAAACTAATAAATAAATTAAATCAACTAGGAATACGTGATAATACTTTAATTTACTTTTTAAGCGACAATGGTGGTGCACATAACAATCAATCTACCACAGGACCTTTAAAAGGCTGGAAAGGAAATAAATTTGAAGGTGGACACCGAGTACCTTTTATAATAAGTTATCCAAATGAAATTAAAGGTGGAGCTACTTATAACGGACTTACTTCTTCTTTAGATATATTTGCAACATCAATAGAAGTTGCTAACATTACTAAACCAGAAAACTTAATTCTTGATGGTGTAAATGTCATACCATACTTAAAAGGAGAAAAAGAAGGTGAACCTCACAAACAACTTTTTTGGAGAAAATTAGAAGAATCAGCTGCAAGAATTGGAGATTATAAAACCATTCATTTAGACAAATATGGTACAGTTATGTATAATTTAAATAACGATCTTGGAGAAACAGTTGATCTATCTAAAACTGAACTAGAGAAATTTAACGAACTTCAAAACGCCTATCAAAACTGGGAAACTATAGTTTCAGATCCTTTATGGGATGAAGAAAATAATTGGATGGATGCTACTTACCACATTCATAAAATGCTAATGCAAAATAAGGAACCTAAATACAAATCCCCTTCAAAAGACCCATCTATTGTAATTAAAAGAGTTAAAATAGGAAATAGTGACATTCCTTAA
- a CDS encoding glycoside hydrolase family 16 protein, with protein sequence MKIIKNVNIILTVVIGFVLFVGCLRIDKKSEIKVQTNNEINPYEPDNSQPKKDINGYKLVFNDEFNHEGPMKEEYWNAEVGFKRNNEHQWYQSENGICTGGRLVITAKKEQVVNPDYEEGSSNWKKNRPYAKYTSASFITKKEHHQKYDSIMMIMRAKLPLKTGGDEDYGVWPAFWTTGAGPWPHGGEIDIMEYYTGHMMANFATKGKKGVNWKGNRQDNALNSDIRNIISGKALGFNTDKDWLEKYHVWKLIGNGKWLTIYLDDVFMSRIALDTKNGDTSKLEYPFKGNTCNYWINLAVGGKPHPDLEKFEKTEFPRQYEIDYARIYVMDSK encoded by the coding sequence ATGAAAATTATTAAAAATGTAAACATTATTTTGACTGTTGTAATTGGTTTTGTGTTATTTGTTGGATGCCTTAGAATTGATAAAAAATCTGAAATAAAAGTTCAGACTAACAATGAGATAAATCCATATGAACCAGATAATTCTCAACCTAAAAAAGATATAAATGGATATAAATTAGTCTTTAATGATGAGTTTAATCATGAAGGTCCAATGAAAGAGGAATATTGGAATGCAGAAGTTGGATTTAAAAGAAATAACGAGCATCAATGGTATCAATCTGAAAATGGAATTTGTACAGGAGGACGCCTTGTAATAACTGCAAAAAAAGAACAAGTTGTAAATCCTGATTATGAAGAAGGAAGTTCTAATTGGAAAAAAAACAGACCCTATGCTAAATATACTTCAGCAAGTTTTATTACAAAAAAAGAACATCATCAAAAGTACGATTCTATTATGATGATTATGAGGGCCAAATTACCGCTAAAAACGGGTGGAGATGAAGATTATGGAGTATGGCCTGCATTTTGGACAACAGGTGCTGGACCTTGGCCACACGGAGGAGAAATAGATATTATGGAATATTACACCGGACATATGATGGCTAATTTTGCCACGAAAGGGAAAAAAGGTGTTAATTGGAAGGGGAATAGACAAGACAATGCATTAAATTCAGATATTAGAAATATAATTAGCGGTAAAGCATTAGGTTTTAATACTGATAAAGATTGGTTAGAAAAATACCATGTTTGGAAACTTATTGGAAACGGAAAATGGTTAACAATATATTTAGATGATGTTTTTATGTCGAGAATAGCTTTAGATACTAAAAATGGAGATACTTCAAAATTAGAATATCCTTTTAAAGGTAATACGTGTAATTATTGGATAAACCTTGCTGTTGGAGGTAAACCACATCCAGATTTAGAAAAGTTTGAAAAAACTGAATTTCCTCGTCAATACGAAATAGATTATGCGCGTATTTATGTTATGGATAGTAAGTAA
- a CDS encoding TlpA family protein disulfide reductase, whose protein sequence is MKKQLFIIGMTILALSCKEKAPVDYALLSGKLLNNNDDKIILLSFNDRAFRDTIQVSSDGSFKDTIRGEKGLYQLIYNKMRTNIHLENGYDLTMNADSKALDSTVVISGNGAGENNFLRTRAKKAKELEGTENIYTLEQDVFKEKMNTIISSLSELLSNTKDIQESFRSIQQKDIKYTYLNKIANFEYAHARYTKKEDFKVTSDFLNDLDNIDYDNEEDYINSRAYKSLVGIYYRNKAAEIKESENISKDIADLKAFSLANNQIIKNDLLSSTIASITRTENLDEYYNLFMAASTDKKQKEAITESYENLKKVQAGNTSPKFENYINYTGGTSSLDDLKGKYVYIDVWATWCGPCIREIPSLKKVEKNYHGKNIEFVSISVDRQESFEKWQKMIEDKELGGVQLFADNDFQSKFIKDYVINGIPKFILLDPEGNIVTANAPRPSNSKLIELFNELKI, encoded by the coding sequence ATGAAAAAACAACTATTTATAATAGGAATGACTATACTAGCTCTTTCTTGTAAAGAAAAAGCCCCTGTAGATTATGCGCTTCTCTCAGGTAAGTTACTGAACAATAATGATGATAAAATAATTTTGTTAAGCTTTAATGATCGCGCATTTAGAGATACTATACAAGTATCAAGTGATGGGTCTTTTAAAGATACCATTAGAGGTGAAAAAGGCTTATATCAATTAATATATAATAAAATGCGGACCAATATTCATTTAGAAAATGGATATGATTTAACTATGAATGCAGATTCAAAAGCATTAGATAGTACTGTTGTTATTAGCGGAAATGGAGCAGGAGAGAATAATTTTTTGAGAACTAGAGCTAAAAAAGCTAAAGAACTAGAGGGTACAGAGAATATTTATACTTTAGAACAAGATGTATTTAAAGAAAAAATGAATACAATTATTTCTTCTCTAAGTGAATTATTAAGCAATACAAAAGATATTCAAGAAAGTTTTAGGTCAATACAACAAAAGGATATAAAATATACCTATCTTAATAAAATAGCCAATTTTGAATATGCTCACGCTAGGTATACAAAAAAAGAAGATTTTAAAGTTACTTCAGATTTCTTAAATGATTTAGATAATATAGATTATGATAATGAAGAAGATTATATAAATTCTAGAGCCTATAAATCTCTAGTAGGTATATATTATAGAAATAAAGCTGCTGAGATTAAAGAATCTGAAAATATTTCAAAAGATATTGCCGATTTAAAAGCATTTTCTTTAGCTAATAACCAAATTATTAAAAATGATTTGTTGAGTTCAACTATTGCTAGCATAACTAGAACAGAAAATCTCGACGAATATTACAATCTTTTTATGGCTGCTTCTACAGATAAAAAACAAAAAGAAGCTATAACAGAGTCTTATGAAAATTTAAAAAAAGTACAAGCAGGAAATACATCACCTAAATTTGAAAATTATATAAATTATACTGGAGGAACTAGTTCTTTAGATGATTTAAAAGGAAAATACGTTTATATAGACGTTTGGGCAACTTGGTGTGGCCCTTGTATAAGGGAAATTCCATCGCTTAAAAAAGTTGAAAAAAATTACCATGGTAAAAATATAGAATTTGTAAGTATTTCTGTTGATAGGCAAGAGAGTTTCGAAAAATGGCAAAAGATGATTGAAGATAAAGAACTTGGCGGTGTTCAATTGTTTGCTGATAACGATTTTCAATCTAAATTTATTAAGGATTATGTAATTAATGGTATTCCTAAATTTATTTTATTAGATCCAGAAGGTAATATTGTAACAGCAAATGCTCCAAGACCATCAAATTCAAAATTAATTGAACTCTTTAATGAGCTAAAAATATAA
- a CDS encoding TlpA family protein disulfide reductase — MKKIICVLSFVLTIISCKEEAPKNYILLSGTISDAPLKEFRLSHKDAKGRFTIKTAEDGSFVFDTIFSGTGTYRFSGKGMNRIDIYLANGGSYKLITDGKDMRNTSVLTGPDSNASKYLLTKDSRNDLLRGDFEEYNNLNESDFSAKAFMIKENLIKYLDSFPNLPKDFAQFEREQLTNYYLLSLVRYQDRHGHNLKQPDYRVSKEFLKPLEGLDFTNEETYKHRGWYKDLVEEYFDLKADELADKEGIDKYLAKLKVFGAISNDYIKNDLLNSAAKYDIAYTDNMDLYYDTFIAVSTSKENNNVFTEKYKALKKLSKGEPSPIFTNYVNNAGGTNSLNDFKGKYVYIDVWATWCGPCLAEVPSLKKVEKQYHGKNIEFVSISIDRQEKRDAWSKMITDKELGGIQLLADKDWSTDFITAYKINSIPRFILIDPEGNIVSWNAPRPSNGELITLFNELGV, encoded by the coding sequence ATGAAAAAAATAATTTGTGTATTAAGTTTTGTGCTAACAATAATATCCTGTAAAGAAGAAGCTCCCAAAAATTATATTTTGTTGTCTGGAACCATTTCAGATGCTCCATTAAAAGAATTTAGACTCTCTCATAAAGATGCTAAAGGTAGATTTACTATTAAAACAGCAGAGGATGGATCTTTTGTTTTCGATACAATATTTTCTGGAACAGGAACATATAGATTTAGTGGTAAAGGAATGAATAGGATTGATATTTACTTGGCCAATGGAGGTAGTTATAAACTTATCACAGACGGAAAAGATATGAGGAATACCTCAGTGTTAACAGGCCCTGATTCTAATGCCTCTAAATATTTATTGACAAAAGATAGTCGAAACGACCTCTTAAGAGGAGATTTTGAAGAATACAATAATTTAAACGAATCAGATTTTAGCGCTAAAGCTTTTATGATTAAAGAAAATCTTATAAAATATTTAGATAGCTTTCCAAATCTTCCTAAAGATTTTGCTCAATTTGAACGAGAGCAATTGACTAATTATTATCTTTTATCTTTAGTTAGATATCAAGATAGACACGGACATAATCTTAAACAACCTGATTATAGAGTTTCAAAGGAATTTCTTAAACCATTAGAAGGGTTAGATTTTACCAACGAAGAAACCTATAAACATAGAGGTTGGTATAAAGATTTAGTTGAAGAATATTTCGATCTGAAAGCAGATGAATTAGCAGACAAAGAAGGTATTGATAAATACTTAGCTAAATTGAAAGTATTTGGAGCAATTTCTAATGATTACATAAAAAATGATTTATTAAACTCCGCAGCAAAATACGACATAGCTTATACAGATAATATGGATTTGTATTATGACACTTTTATTGCTGTTTCTACTTCAAAAGAAAATAACAACGTTTTCACTGAAAAGTATAAAGCCTTAAAAAAACTTTCTAAAGGTGAACCTTCTCCTATTTTTACAAATTATGTTAATAATGCAGGAGGAACAAATTCTTTAAATGATTTTAAAGGAAAATATGTATACATTGATGTTTGGGCAACTTGGTGTGGTCCTTGTTTAGCTGAAGTGCCTTCCCTTAAAAAAGTTGAGAAGCAATATCATGGTAAGAATATCGAATTTGTAAGTATTTCAATTGATCGACAAGAAAAACGAGACGCTTGGAGTAAAATGATTACAGATAAAGAATTAGGAGGAATTCAGTTACTTGCAGATAAGGATTGGAGTACTGATTTTATTACGGCCTATAAAATTAACAGTATACCACGTTTTATCTTAATAGATCCAGAGGGAAATATTGTATCATGGAATGCGCCTAGGCCTTCAAATGGAGAATTAATAACCTTATTTAATGAGTTAGGTGTTTAA